CGGCTCAACATAAAAAATCGCGCCTCTACAACTCGTAATCATCATATGTGGAATGGCGGTCCACTGAATGGAAAATCTATTTTGGTCCACGCAGAACAGGGTTTTGGAGATACCATACAATTTGTCAGATATCTGCCGATGGTTAAAGAACAAGGTGGCCATGTAGTATTAGCGTGCCATAAAAGTCTTCATCGCTTATTTAAAAATTACAATGGAATCGATGAAATTATAGAAAAGAGTTCTGTTAATACATTACCGGAACAACCTGATGTCCATATTCATCTCTTAGACTTGCCGGGATTATTTGAAACTACACTGAAATCAATACCGCTAAAAACACCATATATTACCCCGGATCAGATACTGGTAGATCAATGGGCAAGCTGGTTTAAGACTCGTAAAGATTTTAAAATTGGATTAGTCTGGGCGGGAAACCCACATCATTCAAAAGATCATAATCGTTCCTGTTCACTATCTGATTTTAACAAATTAACTGATGTCCCAGAGTGGTCCTTTTACAGTCTTCAAAAGGTTAATTACCCGATCGATTCCAAAGATACACCAATTGGAATGAACATAGTCAACATTGGCAAAGGATTAAATGACTTTGCCGACACAGCTGCCGTAATTGCTAACCTGGATCTTGTAATAACAGTTGACACCGCAGTTGCTCATCTGGCGGGTGCTATTGGCAAACCGGTGTGGACTCTTTTACCTTTCGCGCCTGACTGGCGCTGGCTACTTAAACGTAATGACAGCCCATGGTATCCGACCATGCGCTTATTTCGTCAAAATCAGCCTGGTAATTGGACAGAAGTATTTGAACAGGTAAAAGAGGAATTAACTAACAATTTCTGTTTGCAGGTAACGGAAGTAAATGAGTAATTAATTATAGAAATAACGCTCTAAAATAGAACAAATAAATCTTATTAAAAATTTATATTGGTTGTCAAAGGAGTTGATTTAAGAAATATCTTATCTAGTTTTCTCATAATTCTGTTTGCATTACTTATACGTTTATTGGTCATAATAATTGTAGCAATACCTCTGGTTGGATATATTCTCATTTCATTGTAAAACCCGACACCATTACCCCTTCTGTAGAAATATTCAACCCCTTCCAATTTTCCAATATGCCATCCTAAAGTAGTATTAAGAAGTTTGCCACTATTATTTTGCTGTTGTGTATAATATAGCTCTTTTGTTTCATGGTTAAACAAGTGAGAGTTGTCTTTCAATTGATCCTGCAAGAAGCGGCTGAAGCCTCGTGCGTTACCGATTAAGCCGGCCACTGACGGCCCATTCATGTAACATCCTCGTAAATGGAGCCATTTACCCTCATAATCACACCATGCGATTTTATCTATCAGGACCCTTTTAAAAAAGTTTGATAGAGAGTATTTTGCTAAATATCCTTTCGCATGATTAGCTCGATCATATATATCAAAACCTAGCTCTTGTTCTTCAAGTTTTAATGGTTTAAATAAATTTTCTTTAATATAATCGATATACCTTTGGTTAGTTACACTTTCAATTATTTTGCCCAGCAGCCAGTATCCTATATTTGAATAGCCATATTTTTTTCCAGGCTTAAATAAAAGCTTTTTATGTTCTTGAAGGACCTGCACCAATGCTGAATCCTCATCAATTCGTTCGCTATTGTCTATGGGGCATACCCACATCATTATGTGTTCAATATCCATTCTTATTGGAAATGGATGAGGGATACCGGATGTATGGCTGAGGAGATGTCGAATCGTGATATCATTGCTATATGGTCTAGATGATAAATATTGGTTCATTTTGTCGTCGAGACTAACCATATCTCTTTCTACAAGTTGTAAAACCGCTGCTGCCGTAATCAATTTGGTTAATGAATAAGCGGGCATTGTCGTACTGAACTTCATACGTCTTTGATTTTTGATATCAGCCAAACCGCCTGAGTATTCGAAAATGGTATGGTTTTTGTCAACTACAATGTACTGGACACCAGGGACTTTTTTTCCAATGTATCTATTAAGAATGTCTGTCGCTGCTTCCCGTGAGTTTTTCACGGTGTGGTGTGTGCCTGTTGTTGCACAACCGGTAAGAATAACCAGGACAAATAATATTACGACAACATTACTTTTTATTTTCATCAGGTATTGTCTGTGCAAAATTAGCCGGAATTAAAAATTATCTCATCAAATTGACTAATAATTAGACAATATACCTTCTCTGTAATCAAAACAAAATATATTTAACAGGTCTTTACACTATCTTTTGCTCGTAAGCTACGCATTGACAAGCCCTTAAACAATTGATATTTAAATTTTCAAGCACTGGTTAAGAAAATCATTTTGGCATGAATTTGGCTATATTACCTTGGAAGAATAAAATCATGTATAATTGAACAAACACATATTAAATTTTAATAGATGCAAACAATCAGAGTTCAAAAAACAGAAATTCAAAGCCCAAAGCCGACTGGCAGGATTATATATGTCAACTACGATAGCCTTGAACCTTCTGGAGGGGTGAAGGTAATCTACTCACATGTATTGCATTTAGTAAATAATGGCTATCCCGCATTTGTACTCCATACCCAGAAAGACTTCAGGATTCCGTGGCTGGAGTGTGACGTGCCTATACTATATGCAAAAGACAATCTCAGGATATCACCAAATGATATTGTTGTTATTCCGGAGGATCATAATACGGCACTTAATGTATTCAAAAATATACAGACCAGGAAATTTGTCTTTTGCCAGAACCATTATTATATTTTCAATGGTCTCCAAAATAATGACTCCTGGCGGAATTTTGGTGTGACAGGCATATTCTGTTGTTCAAGTATTATAAGCGATTTTATCAGCGAAGTTTTTGGTTATTCTGAAGTACCGGTCATTCACAATGCGATTCCGTTGGATCTATTTGAACCACGAAATAAAAAATTGCAAATTGCGTATATGCCGAGAAAAATTCCAGGTGAACTGAATTTCATCAGAAACCTCTTCAAAAAACTTTATAAGCAATATGATAAAATTCCGTGGATATGCATTGATAAAGTTAAAGAATCAAAGGTGGCAGAAATCATGAATGAATCTGCTGTTTTCCTCTCCACCAGCACTTATGAAGGGTTTGGGCTACCACCAATAGAAGCAATGGCCAGCGGTTGTATAGTTGTGGGTTTTCACGGAGATGGTGGACTGGAATATGCATCAGAAGACAACGGATTCTGGTGTGAATGGAACAATATTACCGACTGCGCAAAAACGCTTGGACAAGTAATAACATTAATCGAGAATGATGATGAAGTAATTAGTAAAAAAAGGGGCCAGGCAATT
The window above is part of the Candidatus Scalindua japonica genome. Proteins encoded here:
- a CDS encoding serine hydrolase domain-containing protein, which encodes MKIKSNVVVILFVLVILTGCATTGTHHTVKNSREAATDILNRYIGKKVPGVQYIVVDKNHTIFEYSGGLADIKNQRRMKFSTTMPAYSLTKLITAAAVLQLVERDMVSLDDKMNQYLSSRPYSNDITIRHLLSHTSGIPHPFPIRMDIEHIMMWVCPIDNSERIDEDSALVQVLQEHKKLLFKPGKKYGYSNIGYWLLGKIIESVTNQRYIDYIKENLFKPLKLEEQELGFDIYDRANHAKGYLAKYSLSNFFKRVLIDKIAWCDYEGKWLHLRGCYMNGPSVAGLIGNARGFSRFLQDQLKDNSHLFNHETKELYYTQQQNNSGKLLNTTLGWHIGKLEGVEYFYRRGNGVGFYNEMRIYPTRGIATIIMTNKRISNANRIMRKLDKIFLKSTPLTTNINF
- a CDS encoding glycosyltransferase; the protein is MQTIRVQKTEIQSPKPTGRIIYVNYDSLEPSGGVKVIYSHVLHLVNNGYPAFVLHTQKDFRIPWLECDVPILYAKDNLRISPNDIVVIPEDHNTALNVFKNIQTRKFVFCQNHYYIFNGLQNNDSWRNFGVTGIFCCSSIISDFISEVFGYSEVPVIHNAIPLDLFEPRNKKLQIAYMPRKIPGELNFIRNLFKKLYKQYDKIPWICIDKVKESKVAEIMNESAVFLSTSTYEGFGLPPIEAMASGCIVVGFHGDGGLEYASEDNGFWCEWNNITDCAKTLGQVITLIENDDEVISKKRGQAIKTAGEYSYKRQEKDLLNYWSDIYK